The nucleotide window TCCTTAACAGTTTGGTCAAAAACGACATTTGTACTATATTTCTCAATAATAACACCACAATTCAAAATACAAGAGCACATGTTACAATACTCCGAATGCTGCTTGTCTGACATAGCACAACCTGGGCGGCTTCCTGGCCACATTATATCCTCCTCAATAAAAACTCTGAACCCTGAAGATCCTGTTCAACAACCACCGCAAGGTCCCGCCTAGCTCAGCTCCTCGGGGATCTGCCCCGGTATCCTGACGGCGGGCTGCGGGGTCTGGTCCAGGGGTGGCCTGGGGCTGGACGAGGCGGTGAAGCTGGCGCGCGTGTCCACCGTGCAGCTCGTCCGGTGGAGGAACTGCAGGAAGTTCTCGTGTCCGGCGGCCTCGTGGCCCGAGGAGAACAACTCTGTGGGCCGGGCCGAGTAGCAGCGCCGCAGCTTGTCCAGCTCCTCCCTGATCTGCCGGTTCAGCAGCCCGTAGAAGAAGGGGTTCAGCGCGAAGGAGGAGTAGGCCAGCCAGGTGACCGTGTCCTCGAGGTCTTCCGAGATGCTGGACGAGGCCTCCAGGCTCAGGTGGAGTTGAAAGGCAAAGTAGGGCAGCCAGCAGATCAGGAACTGCCCCACGATGACCACCAGGGTGAGAGCGGCCTTGCTGCCCCCGAAGGGCCGGGCCCTGGGAGCGCCGCGGGGGGCGTCGCGcgcggtggtgatgatggtggtctGGCTGCTGATGGAGTCGGCGCGGCTCTTCACCTGcgtggcggtcatccaggagggcggcggcggggggccgtGCTGCCGGGCGGCCACGCGGGCCACCTTGTACACGTTGCAGTACACGGCGAAGAGGACCACGGCGGGCAGGCAGAAGCAGGTCACGCAGAACAGCAGCGAGAACACCCGCTGGTGCTCGCTGCGGCCCCAGCGCAGCGAGCAGCGGGCGGCGCTCACGGCGCCCCCCCGGGTGGCGTGGGACGACCAGCCGAACACGGTGGCCAGGCCCAGCGCGGCGGACGCCAGCCACACCAGCGCCACCACGGCGGCCGTCAGCTTGCAGGTCATCTTGAGCTCGTAGCGCATGGGGTGCACGATGTAGTAGTAGCGCTCCACGCTGATGGCGGTGACGGTGAAGATGGAGGCGGCCATGAGGAAGACGTTGAGGAAGACGTACGTCTGGCACTCGGGCACGGTGAACACCAGGCCGGCGAAGTAGGGCGAGCTGCACATGATGCCCATGGGCATGAGCAGCCCGCCGGACAGCAGGTCCACCACGCACAGATGGCACACGAAGGCGAACTTGCGCAGGTGGGGGGCTTTGAGGATGACCACGATCACGGCCGTGTTGGCGAGGAGCGCCAGGACGTTCAGGGCGACCATGAAGAAGACCCCCGCCAGGTCCTTGAGGCGCAGCGGGGCTCCGGTTGGGGGGTCCAGCGGCCTGCTGACGGccgagggccccggggcccagggCGTGGTGCTGTCATTGTTGACGTCGGGGGTCAGGAGCGAGCGAATCTCCTCCATGGCTCACTGAGACGGCATCCAGAGCCCTCCAGGGTCTGCCATCTTGTCTCAGCCGGAGATGAGGTCACTGGGGGGGTCACATGGCGGACCTCTTCAGTCCtggaagaaagacagagagccaTGATCGCTTCTGCCCTGGAGGCCTATCACCCTCTCtgaagagagaaagtgtgtccACAATGGGTTCAACTGTTGCTAATCTCACTGTTTGACGAcattattttataataaatgagTCAGACCGTTTTTGGTAACAAGTCCGACATTGTTGTGTAATAAGTGCCCTTCTGTTTGATTAATAATACAAGCTATCTGATCCTGGCAAACACACGGCTAAGTGCAGCCCGTCTCGTGGTTCTATATGTGTTTAACAAAGTGCCTACTTTACGTTCTGTAAACTCCCTGCGAGGGTAAGTATACCGTACTGTACACAGCTAATGCTGTGCTGCAGTTCGCTTCTAAGAAAGTATACTATATTCCTACTAGAAGGCGTCTTTTTAAAGGAATGGTTGAGTGAACTGATTCCCCGGTCCCAGTTCCTCCCCCGGGGGGGCTGTGAGAGAGGGGACGCTGTCCCCTCGAGGAAAGCCGGGGACGTGATCAATAAGAATAATTCATAGAGGACGACCTGTCCGGGCTGCATCTGTCCTCCCCCCCTTTGGAAATGAAAGATAATGAGGGTGGTTGTTTTAGGCCAGCTGCAGGGCGATGGCTGCATTGATTAGTATGTGCTTAATGTCAGCCTGCATAATGCCATCAAAGACACAACCTCCGACCGCCAGAGCCCTGCTCCACATCATGAATCCCATAACAATGTTCCTACACATCCGACTGTGTTATTTATGACTGTTATGACAGTCCCAGATTGTGCATGTTATCTCTGTTCAATATGCATTATGATTACACATCTTTCAACATATTAATCACGTTCCAATATGTGACTGACAAAATCGTGCTCTGTCCTAAATACATGTGCCTGCTCCCTCGCACATGTTGCTGTGTGCGTCGGTAATCTTCTCTGGAGGACAGCCATTGGCACACACAGAGTGTTTGCAGGTTTTATCCCCCCAGTACCAATGCTATGTGCACACATTTTCATGCGTATTATGTAAGGCTGTCCTGAATTTCATGATGATCCAGTAGTGGAATATGCAATACGGTTCTTAAGGATTCATCGTTGGGATttagtcttgttttttttttgtaatttaatGCTGTTGGTCCGGAGGGAAGTGATGTCGACCTATGTCCAGACACATTATTTAAGATGTGAATGTTAATCACAATCATTTAGCACACATTTTGTTATGTATTAACATTAAAGTTTAGAACGCAATCAGGTCAGATAAAATCCTTCTGGCTAAACTCAGATTACACTAAATTAATCACATCTGCTACAGTTGCTGAGTCACAATAAGGACCATAAATGCATGTATGTCCACAATACAAGTGTGAAATTTGCAAAATGAGGTGAGTATACTGTAACAAAATGAATGACTGCATTAATTACAAGTTAAATTGGAATACTAAAGAATTACATAAcaaagctatatatatatatatatatatatatatatatatatatcgtttaGAGGCATTGCTTATATTTGTAGGCTCGTCAACGTTTGAAAAGTAAGATTCCATAATTTAATTGCATTATTCTGTATGACTACCATACTTTTTTACCATGTGACATGTGATGTGTTTGCATAATTTCTGCAAtttctgtattttgttttgcCCTACTTTCCTTTTCATATTGATAAGAAGTATCGCACTTAAAAAGCCAAGAAAAGTATGCCTTCTAAATTTCTCCCGACACTAAGTATCACAAAAACATACCTGACAACTTTCCTGAAGACGAAAAATGAATTGAAGAATTAATCACAAGATGTGTAGGCCTCTGTACTTCGAGAACCAGCacggggggaaaaaaaaggaaggaatCCTGTTAAAACCATTTGGTTTCCACCTGTGCGCCCTTATGGTCGTCCTCCATTAATCTCCCTGGGGACTTGCCGGCCAATGGACCTctccagactcacacacacacacatgcatctccCAGGAACCGGGGTTGGAATCACATCACCAAAGGTAGGCGTTGTGCTGTCAGACCACCGAGCCAGCTGTGGTGActgagaggtgggaggggccaaGTCCCAGCCCTCAAGACAGAATGATCCACCAAATCACACCCacagcctgctcctcctcacagagcacacacacacacacacacacacacacacacacacacacacacacacacacacacacacacacacacacacagacacacacacacacacagacatacacacacacgcacgcacgcacacacacacacacacaaaacaatatgtAAACTGATTTTACTtcattttacttttatttatgtGCTAGTATTTATTTCACCTGTTCACTCTAATTCTTTCCAAACACAGTCTAAGGAGCAGGAAAAGATAAGCATTTCAGTACTAGTTGTGcattttgtttgtatgtgacaaataaagtTGAACtttaacatcaacacacacatacacacactgtctttcTTGTGATAGCAGTGGTACTGACGGTCACCCTCTGTACACAGGCTCCAGAACTGCAGACCTGTTCTGTGTTTTCTGAAAGTGGGCATTTTGAAAAGAAGCCCTCAAAAACAAAATGatatacaaacattatatatattctttcaAATGATCTTTAAAACATGGACAGTAGTGCAGTCATTCATGGATGGTTGCTATTCTATTTTTGGCACGACGGGGACAACAAAGGCCTCTAATACTTTGCATTAGTTTGTATTTGTACTGCAGGTCAAAGTGCATTGTGCTGTGTGACCGTCCTTTTAAGAACCCAAACAAGCAGTCTCCATGAGGTCTCCCTCTTTGGGAGAGCCTGGAGACACAGAGGCTGACACTTTTGGCCGGGTTTGACCTCTTTTGAAGTATCAATGTGGATgtgaaataaatacatacatccTGAACATAAAAGTGTAACATAACCAGCAACACATGGGGTCCCACAAAGCTAGGGTACTTTTTATGACCATACTAATGACTTAACTTaactagtttatttatttattattatgattcaATTGAACGTATATGATCTCAGCACTCCCCTCAGTTCACTCTCT belongs to Gadus morhua chromosome 13, gadMor3.0, whole genome shotgun sequence and includes:
- the LOC115557852 gene encoding probable G-protein coupled receptor encodes the protein MEEIRSLLTPDVNNDSTTPWAPGPSAVSRPLDPPTGAPLRLKDLAGVFFMVALNVLALLANTAVIVVILKAPHLRKFAFVCHLCVVDLLSGGLLMPMGIMCSSPYFAGLVFTVPECQTYVFLNVFLMAASIFTVTAISVERYYYIVHPMRYELKMTCKLTAAVVALVWLASAALGLATVFGWSSHATRGGAVSAARCSLRWGRSEHQRVFSLLFCVTCFCLPAVVLFAVYCNVYKVARVAARQHGPPPPPSWMTATQVKSRADSISSQTTIITTARDAPRGAPRARPFGGSKAALTLVVIVGQFLICWLPYFAFQLHLSLEASSSISEDLEDTVTWLAYSSFALNPFFYGLLNRQIREELDKLRRCYSARPTELFSSGHEAAGHENFLQFLHRTSCTVDTRASFTASSSPRPPLDQTPQPAVRIPGQIPEELS